Within Ipomoea triloba cultivar NCNSP0323 chromosome 9, ASM357664v1, the genomic segment CAGTTGCAGTTCTTGGTGTTGGGTCATAATAATTTCACTGGTGCTTTTCCTGATGCGTTGTGGTCAATGCCTGCATTGCAGTTTCTTGATGCCTCTGCGAATAATTTCACAGGCAGTCTGCCTAATCTCACTTCAAATGCTAATGCTACCACTGCTGTGTTTAACCTTTCCCAGAATACATTTTATGGATATCTTACCACTGTGATTCTGAGGTTCAGTTTTGTTGATCTATCTGGTAACTATTTCGAAGGTAAAGTTCCCGATTATGTGCATAGCAATGTGTCTCTAAGCAGAAACTGCTTCCAAAATGTGACAAGTCAAAGGGATTTCGGTGAATGTGATTCGTTCTACAGTGGGAGGGGCCTGAAATTCGATTCTGGGCAGCCAAATGCCACTGAGCCTTCTCCTCCTCCTTCAAGATCGAAAAAGAGCCACAGAAATGTAATTATTTTGGCGGCCGTGCTGGGTGGTGTTGTATTAATTGCCCTCATAGGAATTTTACTGCTGCTGATGATGATATGCACGCGCAAGAGGAATACGACAAATCAAAGAGGCACTGGTGTGGGACCCGTTCCTACAGGCTCAAGCCCTCCTCCTCCCGGACTATCCTTGAACTTGTCGAGTTTGGGAGATTCATTTACATATCAGCAGATTCTTCAAGCCACCAGTGATTTCAACGATGAAAACTTCATTAAGCATGGACATTCTGGCGATCTCTTCCGAGGCTTGTTAGAAGGTGGAATCCCTGTAGTCATCAAAAGAATCGATTTGCAGTCAGTGAAGAAGGAGACATACATGTTAGAGATGGATTTTTTCAGCAAGGTTTCTCATCCCAGAATAGTCCCCCTTTTAGGCCATTGCTTGGAGAACGAGAATCAGAAGTTTCTGGTTTACAAATATATGCCGAATGGAGACCTATCAAGTTCCCtatttaagaaaaatgattCGGATGATGACAGTTTACAGTCACTGGATTGGATAACAAGGCTGAAAATTGCAATTGGAGCTGCTGAAGTCCTGTCTTATCTACATCATGAATGTACACCGCCCCTTGTGCACAGGTATTTTAGGTCATCTGTTGCACTTTTTATCTTTTCTTGCTTATAATGGCAACTTGTTTATTGCATATCCATAGATAGTGATAGCTATGCTAATGCTAATCATCCTAATTCCTGTGCTCGTTGTGCTAGTgattttaccattttttttacaTCTGTTTTTTGTGTGGTGttaatgatttttcttttgctttgtttgtttatGGGTAATAAACACATAAAACATTTTAGACGCAACCTTAgacatgaaaattattttggtgATAGAGATTAGAACCTCAGATTTGATTTTGATGTCATGATATGTGGACCCTGGTTGCTATTGAGTATTGACGTAAATACTCAATTCACCGAGAAGGGTGTTATAgtgtttaataaatattatgacatCTTGTAATGTTTCTAATCCAAACCCCTCCAATTGAGGATTTATTAATTCACTGTTTTTGGCCACTTTATAGTACTTGGGGCGTGCTTGGACTGAAATTTACTTACATAAATGAAATAATGGAGTATAAGCTGTCAAATGACACGCAATATGTGCAATAGTCAAGAAaagaatgaattttaaaaactagGTTGTTGTGATGGTTTTCTAgattttgtcaaattttagTGCTTCTAGTCTTTCTCGTTCTCGTACTAGACGTTTGTCTACTAGTCCTCACAGTAACATGCTTTGCTTGTCCGCCTTTCCCACAGAGATGTTCAATCCAGTAGCGTACTCCTTGATGATAAATTTGAAGTGCGGTTAGGGAGCCTAAGTGAAGTTTGTACACAAGAAGCAGATACTCATCACAATAGGATTTCCAGATTGCTGCGGCTACAACAGTAAGTAATATCATCACTATTAGATTCTCACAATAAAAGAGGAATAGCACGATTGTGGTGCAAaaagattattttattctaaaaacgaCAAAACTACATTAATTGTGGCTTTGACACACTGTTTTCTTTGTTGTATGCAGAACATCAGATCAATCCTCTTCAGGTATCTTTTGTTTAAAAGTCTCAatctgttgattttttttttttgtctacatCTTCTCCTTGATTGATGAATCAGGAATTCTATtgtgcccccccccccccccccccccccccccccccccccccccccccccccccccccccccccccccccccccccccccccccccccccccccccccccccccccccccccccccccccccccccccccccccccccccccccccccccNNNNNNNNNNNNNNNNNNNNNNNNNNNNNNNNNNNNNNNNNNNNNNNNNNNNNNNNNNNNNNNNNNNNNNNNNNNNNNNNNNNNNNNNNNNNNNNNNNNNNNNNNNNNNNNNNNNNNNNNNNNNNNNNNNNNNNNNNNNNNNNNNNNNNNNNNNNNNNNNNNNNNNNNNNNNNNNNNNNNNNNNNNNNNNNNNNNNNNNNNNNNNNNNNNNNNNNNNNNNNNNNNNNNNNNNNNNNNNNNNNNNNNNNNNNNNNNNNNNNNNNNNNNNNNNNNNNNNNNNNNNNNNNNNNNNNNNNNNNNNNNNNNNNNNNNNNNNNNNNNNNNNNNNNNNNNNNNNNNNNNNNNNNNNNNNNNNNNNNNNNNNNNNNNNNNNNNNNNNNNNNNNNNNNNNNNNNNNNNNNNNNNNNNNNNNNNNNNNNNNNNNNNNNNNNNNNNNNNNNNNNNNNNNNNNNNNNNNNNNNNNNNNNNNNNNNNNNNNNNNNNNNNNNNNNNNNNNNNNNNNNNNNNNNNNNNNNNNNNNNNNNNNNNNNNNNNNNNNNNNNNNNNNNNNNNNNNNNNNNNNNNNNNNNNNNNNNNNNNNNNNNNNNNNNNNNNNNNNNNNNNNNNNNNNNNNNNNNNNNNNNNNNNNNNNNNNNNNNNNNNNNNNNNNNNNNNNNNNNNNNNNNNNNNNNNNNNNNNNNNNNNNNNNNNNNNNNNNNNNNNNNNNNNNNNNNNNNNNNNNNNNNNNNNNNNNNNNNNNNNNNNNNNNNNNNNNNNNNNNNNNNNNNNNNNNNNNNNNNNNNNNNNNNNNNNNNNNNNNNNNNNNNNNNNNNNNNNNNNNNNNNNNNNNNNNNNNNNNNNNNNNNNNNNNNNNNNNNNNNNNNNNNNNNNNNNNNNNNNNNNNNNNNNNNNNNNNNNNNNNNNNNNNNNNNNNNNNNNNNNNNNNNNNNNNNNNNNNNNNNNNNNNNNNNNNNNNNNNNNNNNNNNNNNNNNNNNNNNNNNNNNNNNNNNNNNNNNNNNNNNNNNNNNNNNNNNNNNNNNNNNNNNNNNNNNNNNNNNNNNNNNNNNNNNNNNNNNNNNNNNNNNNNNNNNNNNNNNNNNNNNNNNNNNNNNNNNNNNNNNNNNNNNNNNNNNNNNNNNNNNNNNNNNNNNNNNNNNNNNNNNNNNNNNNNNNNNNNNNNNNNNNNNNNNNNNNNNNNNNNNNNNNNNNNNNNNNNNNNNNNNNNNNNNNNNNNNNNNNNNNNNNTtgtgccccccccccccctccttcCCCCTTCCCCTTATATCCTACCTTAAACTCCTGAAATCCATATGAAACACTCAATCCAACCCTGTGGGGGCAATTTCCCAAAACAGATTTCATAAATCTCAAAAATACCCATACATAGGAAGCCGAAGATCTATGAAAATTGTTAAATTCTAGTAGGTGGTAATGGAAAAATATGCTTATGTAGGAAGCCAAAGTGCCGTATTCTAAGATTTTAAGTTGatgttatttcttatttaacGTGGCATATACACTTGGTTATGGAAAATATGCTTATAGAGGAAGCCAAAATGCAAAATTTTAGGATGCATATACTTGTTACTCCCACAAACTTCTTTTCAAGACTGGCAGAATTATGTGACTAATTAATGCATCCCGTTAACTTTGAATATTGAAAAGCAAGAAGTTATAGGATTCGTAGACTCTATTTATTCCCCGCATCTTAACTTAACCGGTTCttcctaatttttcttttctgaaTGGTCAGGATCACATTCGACAACATGTACCTATGATGTGTATTGTTTTGGGAAAGTCCTGCTTGAACTGGTAACTGGCAGGCTAGGTTTCAGCGCATCAGATGATTCGAGTATGAAGGAATGGTTGGACCGGACATTGCCATACATCAGTATATACGATAAAGAGTTGGTGACGAAAATTGTGGATCCTTCTCTGATAATAGACGAGGATCTATTGGAGGAAGTATGGGCAATGGCTATCGTCGCCAGATCTTGCCTCAATCCCAAACCTTCGAGGCGGCCTTTAATGAGATATATCCTTAAAGCTTTGGAAAATCCGTTGAAGGTTGTAAGGGAAGACCACACGGGGTCAGCGAGGCTTAAAGCAACCTCGTCTAGAGGGTCGTGGAATGCGGCTCTGTTTGGCAGCTGGCGGCAGAGCTCTTCGGATGTGGCAGCGGTACCAGTAGTCCCGAAGGCGGAAGGGACGAGTGGGTTCAAACACTCGGGAACTTCGGGCTCACAGGGAAGCGGTCAAATTGGCGAGGGAGGTAATTCGTCTTCAACGAGGCGGTCTAAGGAGATATTCCCCGAACCGATGGACGTGCAGGATGTAGTGGTGAGACCAACCGAATGAGATTTGATGATTGTCCTCGATTCATTGTTAATAACACAGCAAGCTCCTCATTTTGGGAGCTTAGCTCATTGCTACCCTGTACATTCTCGTCTTCAATTTTTGTGGCGCTAAATTTCTAGGGTTTTTTTTGGGGGGAATgcggagggagggagggagatTGCTTGTTTTTCTATACATTAACATCAAATTTTTGTTGGATTCGAAAGGCTTTCATGGGAAAGAAGTAAGACAGCGCAGGGGTAATGGTGTTCTTTATTGGCTGCTGTTCAGCACTgctattatgattattattattttgtttcttgTAGTTGATGTTCTTTTACTGCTTCATTCATGGAATGTATATTATAGGAAACAAACAGCAGAAAGATCATAttggttttttttctttttaaatttcttgaTAGACTGAATTCAGAGAATTGAGATTGGAGATTTTCCCACTGCTTTTTCTTGCTTGTTCCTGTAATCCTGTTTTCAGGTTGCTTTCCTCTTTCCTTCATCTATCTCTCTGCATTTGTAATTTGCAAGTACCCATAATTTCTTAGGTTTtgtttatacataatatatatatatatatatatagagaacaACCCCTACTGATCTTAGCTGCCCATCaacttgattatatttataaacaTGAGTGATAAATGAAACTCGAGAAAATGAGAGGGATCATATATGGTTGTGCACTTGTGCTTTCagtcaaactttaaaaaagagaaattgagaTTAGAAGATCTATAGAGTGAATTAATATGTTCTTCATTCCCTTATGGTTGAGGGTCATTGAAAAAAGAGGGGCTAGTTTTTATAAATGTGTAATATTATATGAACTTTCATTTTTCTCaataaaaattagatttttGGTTGGAGTAGATGGTAGTATTACATGGATTTTCATTTCTTACTCTATTTATCTACTCcagaaaaattaaatatttggtgGGAATATTATATCTATGCATGTGTTTAAAAATATTCTGGAAATTAAGGTCCCACCGAGATTTGAACTCGGGTTACTGGATTCAGAGTCCAATGTCCTGACCACTAGACCATGGGACCAACTTGTTAACGATggtaatataaaatatatattctctaaGGATTGTCTGTTTCAACCATCAAAACTTGTCCCCTTCTGCATTGAGGAGCAGACTGCAACTATAATGAGTTATGATTAAGAAGAGACTATGCCTCCTTTACATTCTGACAGAGGACCATAAATCTCAGGCCCCTCCCTGTAGTTTTCTGTCTCTGCTCATTCAATGCACCCACTCCCATTGGGACTTTACACAACATTTATACGAAGAAAATAGTATTCAAAGTTTTATCTCTCAGAGCATAATAATTCAATGATGTGAGAAGAATTAGGTAAGTCTCAAAAGCGTTGATAGTCATAGGGTGAGATTTCGATTTCTGCTAGTAATATGGTGTGTGAAGAACTCTTGGAGTTGAAGTTCAACTTCTTTTGGGAcgtgacactttttttttgaggCTCGGTGCCCACTGCAAGCCACTCAATATGTTGAAGGTGATGCTATGGCCTGATACTAGTCTGTAACATTT encodes:
- the LOC116030584 gene encoding probable LRR receptor-like serine/threonine-protein kinase At2g16250; the protein is MRMVARQWRRVAAPCLAAVVFLLLVDSTFQQLVLNSRAERLALLQLRSSLGLRAKEWPIKADPCLGWVGVNCMNGRVVGINISGFKRTRIGSQNPRFSVDALQNFTRLISFNASFFMLPGSIPGWFGLRMSSLQVLDLTSCSIRGSLPTSLGNLSSLTQLHLSHNGLTGVIPSSLGQLSSLSVLNLSHNAFNGSIPQSFGFLRSLTLLDMSVNSLFGSIPPGIGTLSRLKFLNLSGNSLSSSIPPQIGDLSSLTDLDLSFNSLSGNVPPDLSGLRSLRRLVIENNMLSGLLPANLFAPLTQLQFLVLGHNNFTGAFPDALWSMPALQFLDASANNFTGSLPNLTSNANATTAVFNLSQNTFYGYLTTVILRFSFVDLSGNYFEGKVPDYVHSNVSLSRNCFQNVTSQRDFGECDSFYSGRGLKFDSGQPNATEPSPPPSRSKKSHRNVIILAAVLGGVVLIALIGILLLLMMICTRKRNTTNQRGTGVGPVPTGSSPPPPGLSLNLSSLGDSFTYQQILQATSDFNDENFIKHGHSGDLFRGLLEGGIPVVIKRIDLQSVKKETYMLEMDFFSKVSHPRIVPLLGHCLENENQKFLVYKYMPNGDLSSSLFKKNDSDDDSLQSLDWITRLKIAIGAAEVLSYLHHECTPPLVHRDVQSSSVLLDDKFEVRLGSLSEVCTQEADTHHNRISRLLRLQQTSDQSSSGSHSTTCTYDVYCFGKVLLELVTGRLGFSASDDSSMKEWLDRTLPYISIYDKELVTKIVDPSLIIDEDLLEEVWAMAIVARSCLNPKPSRRPLMRYILKALENPLKVVREDHTGSARLKATSSRGSWNAALFGSWRQSSSDVAAVPVVPKAEGTSGFKHSGTSGSQGSGQIGEGGNSSSTRRSKEIFPEPMDVQDVVVRPTE